AATATGCATTTCAAACCcataatacattttcttgtatttcgTTCCCTTCCATCTTCCAATTTTcccctactttgtgttggcagATCACCTAACATCTGAATAAAACATTCTAAAAGTTATGGTTGTCTCTAAATACAGAAAAGTGCTAAAGAAATGGTTACTTTTGAAAGGCACTGTATCAGAGAGGTTGATGGCACCACAGAGCCTGAAGTTAACAAATGAGAAACAATGTTAAATCATGTGACCAAGTCAGTGGTGCTTATTTTAGAAGCATGTAATCATAGCCCTCACACAGTGCTTCCTCTTCTTGCCTCATAAAGATTTTAAATGTGCCCACAGCATGAAAAACTGGAGCGCAAAATTCAAGAGACAAGAACATGGGGGTGAAGACGGGTCTTCCTCTCACAACAAGACCTCCATCAGGGATCCGGCAGTGCCCATGTGGGTTACTCACACACCCCCACCAAACAATGTGACAGATGATAGTGATGAAGACGGCATGTCAAGTCACATATCTAGCTCTCTGTCTGATACTGAAAAGGTGAGCAGTGACAACAAAAGGAACGGGAAGAGCATGTTAAGATCCCTCATCCCTAAATCTTTGCGCGGGATCGTTCACAAGCCTACAGAAGAAAGTGACTTTGAAACCACCAGAACTGGGATCCAGATTCTCCCCAATGGGACCAGGGTGAGCCCCCCTATAAGTCCCTTCCTGGAGCGCAGGAACTGGGATGAATCATCTGGGAACTCCACCAAAGACTCGCAGAAGTCCTTGCCAACCCAACCCCACccagatgtgtgtttttgtcagaGCTCACAGGAGCAGTCCCTCCTGACCAGCATCCACCCTGCAGAGTACTACGCCGCCAAGGTGGAGGTTTATCAGCAGAAGTACTCCTATTTGAAATCATGGCCTGGTTTACTCAGGCTTCTGGCAGGGTTGGAGCTTCTGTTTGGCGCCATGGTGTTTGCATGTATCATTGCCTACGTTAAAAAAGACAGTGAGTGGTCCAACACTTATGGACTCTATAATGGAATACACAACAATGGGCTTGGTTTGTCTGGGTACAGTTACAGGGGGCCTATGACTCCCTTCATTTTAGCTGTAGCTGGAGTCTCCTGGATCATTACTCTGAGTCTGCTAGTGATAGGAATGACCATGTATTATCGCACCATCCTCCTGGACTCCTCCTGGTGGCCCCTGACAGAGGCCTTGATCAACGTGGCTCTGTTCCTGCTTTCCATGGCAGCAGGGATTGTATATATCAATGACTTGAATCGTGGGGGGCTATGCTACATGACAATTGGGGTTAACCCCATTATGGCCAACCTGTGTCGAGTTGATGGAGGCCAGATGGCAGGAACAGCATTTATCTTTATCAATATGATCATGTACCTGGGAAGTTTCCTGGTATGTCTCAAGATGTGGAGGCATGAAGCCGTTCGGAAGCACAGACAAAACTTTGTGGAACAGGTAAGCCTGCACAACCTTctgaaaaaagatgaaatgctatacatttgctttaatatgaggctttttaaaaactggCTTCCTTGCTTGCATGTGGGAGTGGAATGGAGGGTTACTTAGATATAATTGCAGGAATTTTATGTTTGCGTTAAAATGTATTGTGGATTTACCATTATTCACAACAAATAAGGGGTTAAATGTTTACATACAGAAATCCAGAATGTTTCCAAAAGAGTTCGCCCACTAAACCAAATCAGTGAATTCAGGTGTTCTAGTCACTTCTATGACCACAAATGTATACAAACCAGCAACTGTACATACAGACTGCTTCTGAAAACGtatgtgaaagaatgggtcacTGTCAGGGACTGGAAGTGAATTCAAGGGTGGTACCATGATAGGAGGCCTCGCCACAAGTGCAATAAGTCCAATTGCAAAATGTCCTCGCTACTAAATATTCCACTGTCAACAATCACAGAGTAGGGTCAGCGGATGCTGAGGTACTCGGTTTTCAGAAGGTCACCAACTTTCTCCAGAGGCAACGGCTACAGACTTCCAAACCTCATGTTgtcttcagattagctcaagaacagatAATAGAGGGCTTCATGGAACAGGCCTTTATGGCCAAGGAGCTGAATCAAACCAAGTCCAATGCAAGGCGTTGGCTGCAGTGTTGCAAAGTATGTTATCACAGGTGAAAAGTAGGAGATCAATGGATTCTTGAGCTATACAGACTTGTTTTCTGGAGAGACAAATCATGCCTTTTGTCTAGTAATCCACTGGGTAGGTCTGGTTTTGGTAGAtgccaaaacaacaacacttgGCTGACTGCCTAATGCCAGCTTtaaagtttggtggaaggaCGATTATGGTGTGAGACTGCTGTTCATGAGTTGGTTCTATTAGTTCCAATACACTTTTCAGACACTCTTCAGCATGccaagacattttggacaatttcatgtagccaactttgtgggaactaTTTGGGATGGCCCATTCCTATTCCAAAATGCACtagagcacaaagcaaggtccataagtTTCATGTGGGAGAGCTGGAGTGGTCTTAACACAGTTTCATCCCTAATGGTAGAATTAGTGTGTAAACTGCAAGCTTTaccttctcgtccaacatcagtgtcaaACCTCACAGATGTGCTTCTGTATGAATGATTGAAATTCTCTTAAACCCTTTCCTAAAACCTTCATCATTAAACCCTACATATAAATAATAGGATGTCTTATGAGTTTATAGCCATGTGAAGGCAGACGAGTATATACTTTTAGCAGTATAGTGTATAACTCAGTACCCTCAAGTTTAATGCAAAAGCCAGTCATACTCTCACCTAACATATATAgctgaattattaaaaaaaagcatatatttGATTATTATTGCACAAtacattaaacaacacaattttataattatataagattattttgttttacgaATCCCATCATGTCAACCAGAACCTGGCCAGCTTATGTAGTAAATGTCAAATAGAccacaaaaatgtcaaataagattaaagccttaaaaatgtgatcttttctcaatagatCTTTTCATttagcagacttttttttttatttagtttgtctttgatttgatcAACCCTTTGACCTCTTAAAATCTTGTTCTGTAATTGAACATATTTgtattgtgatttttattagatcATTTCATTTATTGGTTCAGGTTTCAGATTTgtatgtgattttctttttttctctttgctgcAGGGTGAGTTTAACCAGTCGACATTACTACATCCCCAAAGGAAAATCCCACTTAGGGATGAACCAGATAAACCTTTGAATGAGGATGATAACTATCAGTGTGCACTGCCCCCTGATGTCCATAAATCAACTGTCTGTCCAAACAGATCTACACTGTACAATTATACACCCAAAGTACATGTCATCGCGGACTATATAATGTAagttcaaatgtaaaaaaaaaacaaaaagaaaaacaaagatctgAAGCAATCCTGGTCCTGTatgaacacagaaaaaaatttgTACTCAACATATTCTGTGTTCTTTCTTGGCAGAAAGTATCCAGAGATCAGATCTGCAGAGGAAATGGAAAAGTACAAGGCTGTTTTCAATGACCAGTATCAGGAGTACAAGGACCTTCACAGAGACATCAGTACAATGCTTAATAAGTTCAGGGAGCTAGACGCTATGGTGGAACAACTTTCCAGAAAAGGGTCAAGCTTCGAGGTAGGACGGGTGTGATCCATCCTGTGTTTAACAATTTTCACTTTGAACAATTTCTAAGAACCTGTGAAAACCAGGTATATAATTTGAATTGCAAAACTAATCATATTCTTGTTTTCTTAACAGACTCAACAGAggattcaaaatattttaaaaacatatcagaacaaaaaaaatgtaagtgaAAGAACTTGATTCAAAAAGTATGAACTTGTTTCTCGATTGAGACGGTCCACTCCTAAACAGGGGTTAGGGTCAAATTAATGGCACTCTTTATGGATGTCAAATGATATGAAGTTTTGTCTGAAATCATTGACAGAATAAATCAGGTCAtaatgaatcagaatcagaatgaagtttaatcgccaagtagggttgcacttacaaggaatttgacttggtgttgatggtgcagacaaaaaattaaaatacaataaaataaaaaggatatactgtaatgttctgttgtggttctggttattttttcagtttaggattatttctgtttcttgttttggatttatgcTTAGCCTATTTTTGATTATCTGGCCTTTGTTGTTAGTCTTTATTTCAGCCCATGTCTGTTTAGTCTTATTTCTTaccttaggtttttgtttatcagtcttatgctccttttatcacctccacctgtttttgttaattagtccTGCCCTGCTTTCCTGTTCTGtcgcctatttaagcccgcctttgttttctgttggttgCCGGAATATCTCTTCCTGTCCCCGTTCGCAACCTCCTGGTAAGAGCCTTGCAGCCTCAGTTTAAATTATCTGTCTGTTGCCCTACatgatctgtcctgtttttgagtctgtccaATCCTTTTGCCTTTTTGTCAGCCTGGAGAACCCATCATCTGTGtcaataaagacttttttaGCATCAGCTCGGTGTTCGCCTAAACTTTGGATTCAACCCTAGCAAATCATTACATATACATACAGACAGAAGCTGTATATATATTGGGGGATATAATGGGGGAGAAGAACAGAGTTATGAGAAGACAGGTACATTTAACGCTAATAAACAGCAATGTGTGATCTGTGTGTTTTACAGGATCCCGCTTTCCTTGAGAAGAAGGAACGCTGTGACTACCTAAAAGCCAAATTACGgcacattaaaaacagaattctGGTGTATGACCAGGAGACGGCTGCCAATCATCAGATATGACAAAGACTGCAGAATGCTGccatttactttcttttttgctgTCTTATTGGTTTGTACTCTATATGTTATACATCATGTTTTTTACTCCAATGAACATTATATGTAGCTTAACAAACATCCTTAGATTTTAGTTTTGTGTGGTCTAAGAAATAATATGAGCTGAGGTACAACGACAGTTCAGAGTAAGGATTTTTCTGTTATTACTTCTATTATGATGTTTTATGATGCATCACTCTTTAAACCTGCCATCAGACCAAATGGTCAAAGATGAAAGTGCCAAAGTGAAATGGGAGCAGAGAATCAGGTACTTACAAACAGATTCTACAAATGTAATCAATATTGTATCTGAAAGTAATCTGCCAAATAAATGATCTATTTGTTATTTTAGTAAAACTCTTTATTACTTGGAATGAAAGGTGAAGCTGTATCacctgagtggctgtaaccccAGTAACACCTTGTGCTAACACCACCTGGCTCTGGCAGTAGGCGGGACAACACCTACTGCTGTAGAGTCAAAACTGTAAGATAGTCTAGGCCAGgggcgccaattcatgaaacatgtcatcttgaggcactttacaaagtcaaaaccaatcatattatacagattggtcaaaaaacttcctatataagggaaccagaaGGTtccctggagaagcgtagagctatagggagagtcgtctgcattgtccatggctttgcagcaatccctcatactgagcaagcatgaagcgacaatggaaagaaaaatcacCCATTAGCGgcaaggaaaaacctccagcagaaccaggctcagtatgaacggtcatctgcctcgaccaactgggggttacagaagacagagcagagacacaacaagagagacaaaaaatcacagaagcacacagtgatccagtaatctgttctatattagatgataatagcaggtgatctgtcttctctggatgatgtcacagttaacagaacgccagaccaggtgtacctactatgaagaataaaagagagagaacagaaagttaaagcagaaatgacaacacataatgcataattgaagaacagtagaactcaatagagtgagaaaattaaattctgatgtcctccagcagcctaagcctatagcagtaaaactatagaggtagctcagagtgacatgagccactctaactataagctttgtcaaaaagttaagttttaagattagtcttaaaagtagacagggtgtctgcctcacggaccaaaactgggagttggttccacaggagaggagcctgatagctaaaggatctgcctcccattct
This genomic window from Fundulus heteroclitus isolate FHET01 chromosome 6, MU-UCD_Fhet_4.1, whole genome shotgun sequence contains:
- the ocel1 gene encoding occludin/ELL domain-containing protein 1, translated to MKNWSAKFKRQEHGGEDGSSSHNKTSIRDPAVPMWVTHTPPPNNVTDDSDEDGMSSHISSSLSDTEKVSSDNKRNGKSMLRSLIPKSLRGIVHKPTEESDFETTRTGIQILPNGTRVSPPISPFLERRNWDESSGNSTKDSQKSLPTQPHPDVCFCQSSQEQSLLTSIHPAEYYAAKVEVYQQKYSYLKSWPGLLRLLAGLELLFGAMVFACIIAYVKKDSEWSNTYGLYNGIHNNGLGLSGYSYRGPMTPFILAVAGVSWIITLSLLVIGMTMYYRTILLDSSWWPLTEALINVALFLLSMAAGIVYINDLNRGGLCYMTIGVNPIMANLCRVDGGQMAGTAFIFINMIMYLGSFLVCLKMWRHEAVRKHRQNFVEQGEFNQSTLLHPQRKIPLRDEPDKPLNEDDNYQCALPPDVHKSTVCPNRSTLYNYTPKVHVIADYIIKYPEIRSAEEMEKYKAVFNDQYQEYKDLHRDISTMLNKFRELDAMVEQLSRKGSSFETQQRIQNILKTYQNKKNDPAFLEKKERCDYLKAKLRHIKNRILVYDQETAANHQI